TGATTtacagaggaggctgctgtggTGGAACATATCTGAAAATGTGCATATTGTGTGAGAGCTGAATGACGCAGCACAATGGGTCTTTCCGTTTGAAATCGGCATGATAGGATCCCGACGAATCAAAACGACACAAACAGCAAGCGGTTGTGTTTGTCGTCGTTTCCAAACACCTCCGTTTCTGCCTCTCGAGTCTAAATACGGCCCTGGAGGTTTTAAACTAAAACAGGGCCACCAGTGTTTCAAATCTTCTCAGCTATGGCTCCTCTTCGCCAGGCGTATCCGTACCAAAAACTTAGTGATGTGATTGTACCCTTATTATCCTGCACCTACAAATCTGTACAGCAGGGCGGCACCACTGCCTCAGTCCCAAATCTTGATCCAGTTCTTTATGTTTCGTAGCCTCTCTCAGGCTGAATGACATGTTCAACTCCGGAATTAACATTTTGCCGATCTAGAAGAAAGAATCACTTCAATAGGGATTATTGTGACCATCAATACCAATAAGACCAACCAAAACATTGTGACTGCCATTTAAAAAACCTGTCGTGTGCCCAAATGTACGTTTCGAGCCGGGAACCCGACTAGAAAAGAGACGCCGTAGGAGACAATGCTGGCACAGTGACCTTTCCTGTAGGAATTTCCTTCATTGATGCAGGGCCATGCATGAGCAGATGCTTAGTAGAATGGCCAATAGGAGTGACGTCTTTCTGAAGCGCCCTGAGATTGGTCAGAGTCTCACCCGTCACGTACCTGATTTCCTCACGGTTGGAAATGGAGCCCAGAGGCAGAAGACCTAGTTTTTCTCTCGGATCACGGTAAATTGAAAGGTTGTTATGGAACCTTTACTCAATGAGGAGATCTGCTGCCTAGCTCAGCTTTAACAGGTTCGAAAGTTGAACCGTCCCCGAAGCAGCAGGTTCACCTCGGTCAAAGAGGGTAAGAGAGAATAAactgagaggagggaaaaagcTGTGAGCCATGAGAGCTGTGAAGCCAGTCTCAAGGGTCTTATACatattctctctcacacacacacagacacacaaacacacacacacacacactcatatgtaTGTATTCTCTCTGCAATATCACTGCGGGCAAAACACAGTCCTTCCCAGCAGGGGAACCTTTTAGGCAAGGTCACAGTTGGGCTAAAAGAAGAACATGTTGGAGGCAGTCACACGGAAAAGATGCTCTCAATGCAGTGCTTTCTGAAGGctctcacaacacaaccatagtgtgtgtgtgtgtgtgtgtgtgtgtgtgtgtctgtctttatttgtGTTCACGTGCTGGAAACAAGGCCGTCATCTGCGGCTGAAAAGCTGAAAAATCCACATCCCTCCGTACAATGTGTCATGAGTGtgagtcgctgctgctgctcgctggTAATTGCGAAGCTGACGGGAGAGAAGTGGAGACACACACGAGAGGAGGAGGCTACACACTGTGAATTCATTAACAAGCATTACAACCCAGTTCCTCTAAGATGTGTCGCAGAAAACACACCACAGCTGActctgagagaaagagaaggcaggagaagagagtgtgtgtgtgtgtgtgtgtgtgtgtttgtgtgggactGAGTTAAATACACATCATCTCCATTTCTTCATGCATTTTATTTGTTCagggttttgtgtttatttatttgtgttttctaaatatGTGTAAAATACTCATGTGCACATTCAGAGGAATTCTCAAGGTTGTTTCATCTGAAactcgtatgtgtgtgtgtgtctctctcaacTCTGTTTGAGTGATGATGTGTGTTGCAATGTAAAGGACGGGGGGGGGCGGTAGTGTCCATATGAAATAATCTTCcccttcttttctctcgctctcttgactcttcactctgctctccctcctcctgctgccctCCACTGCTCTCCTCATTTCCTTGAGGTACGGTAGCCAATGGCATCTTTTCTCCCTGCGGTGCGCCGGCCAATCACCTGCCTCCTTCCTCGTGTGCTTCCAAATCTGCCACCCACCCCGACCCCTCCccactccttccctccttcccccctcacgctcctctgcctccatccCCGCTGTCCCACTGACTTGGCTGTTTGTGACGCATGCAGCTCATCATGATGGTGAACATGGGGGGGTTCTGCACTTCCTGTGCAAGGTGGTGAATCCAGGACTGAAGGAGTtcatgtggtgtttgtgaataATGATATTTTGAggtatatactgcttttattcATGAAGTACATTGACACTGATATTAGTTGTTTGAGTCGACCCTGTAACTTTACTTCACTGCTCCAACAAATTTCAGAAGTAGAGTTCATATcccaccgaggcccaacagaacccgtatgaaaccacatttccatgaaaatgttgaaaattgtCTGAtcttacaatgttaaagaatgtgACGGGTCCTGTAGCCTAATCTGTCTGAAAGATTCATGAATTGtaccctgggaaattggtgaaaatcaACAACGATACAATAACTGTAAtgttgaatataatataaatttcAGTTCAATCCATATACAGGTTTATTCTGTTGcatttattgtattgttttgttgatcACCTCCACCAAAAAGTTTAAATCCTCACCCCTGTCTAAGAGTGTCAGGCGTTTGAGGTGTGTGAGCGACTGAGGCTGTCTGATCTCACAGACTCCAGTAGAAGTTGAGGACACATGCTGACTTATTATTCTCTCTGTGAACGTGTTGGCCTGCTAGTATTTCTAAAACCttggaaaaaggaaaacctATTAAGAAGTTTATTCCGCCACACATTGCCACCTGCCAGCCCATCTTCTGTGTTCACGCTTTGctgaacaaaatgttttatgtgCACCAGCGTGTCCATGTCAAAGGCCATCCAGCTTGAATGTGCTCATTTGCTTCTGCTTGGTGAAtttttggaattaaaaaaacaacaaactccCAAAGCACGTCCCCTCCTGGACTCAGCTCCTTGCTGCTCTCGTGCGTCAGGCTCCTAACCTGTTGTCCCGTGTTGTCTCCAGAGCCGATAGGAAGCATGTCCTCCATGGAGGTGAACGTGGACATGCTGGAGCAGATGGATTTGATGGACATGTCTGACCACGAGGCCCTGGATGTGTTCCTGCACTCGGGCGGGGAGGACAACAGCGCCACCTCCCCCGTCACAGGTAGGTGGACGACCTCAGGAGAACTCAAATATATGTGTGAAGCTCCATCTTATCAAACACTGAGCTGAAACAGTAACATTTGACTCAGAAGATTGACAAGCTTGATGTTTAGATGTGAAGCCCCAGATGTGCATGTCCACATCTGTTGGTCTCATTACTAAAATCAGAAATCCAGACAGAAAGCAAATGAATAATAATGGAACGCACCTGTACTGAGCTTGTTTGAGACTTCTCCACCTCCGTGGATCCGACAAAACAACGCTGGTTTACGTCTGAATTCATCTGagcgcctcctctctccctcagatCCGGATGTGGAGTCCTTCACCACAGAGATCAGTCTTCAGGTTCCCACCCAGGCCGAGCTCCGCCACAAGCTCTGCTCCCTGTCGTCCACCTGCACCGACTCCGCCAGCCAGGACACGGAggccggggaggaggaggaggaagacgaggaggaggaggaggccgagcaAGGAGGAGGTGCTGGTGTCGAAGGATCCGGGgtaagaagaaggaggagaaggccgCCGGTGGTGGTGACCCTGGACGAAGAGGAGGTGCAGCCCGACATGGCGCTGGTGGAAGGGGCGGAGCAACAGGAGCAGACCAGTAAAGACTGTGAGGAGAGGGGGCTGAGGGTTTGAGGAGCGAGggactggatccaaacacaaacacacaaacatgcagagcTGCCAGATCGCACACTGCACAACATTGGCTTCCTTCTCAAATCCCTTTCACatcacagaggagaaaacatcCAGAGGAAAACACGCTGAGGTTGCACTAACTGCCACAAACTGAACTGCCTTAAAAGACCACTGGGGTTTCAATTTGAGTTTCAATCTTGTAAAATAGGTTTGAGTTTCCTTAAGAATTATAGGATTGAACAAGCACATAAATAGTTCGGCCTTGAACTTAGGAGTCAATGGGAAAATATGAACTTTAAAATCATCCATGTGTCCTTTTCAGGTAACAGCACGTATCGATACTTCAGCatacatgttttctttcatgtgGTGATTACTATTATAtggtatttattatataaatgaacagtccctttaaacacaactgattttttttctgatcgagatccatgaattgttctaCGGGGGAAAAACACCACATTATTTCATAGTGCtaaagaaggaaaataaacttgaaattgttctcctctgacctgctgagTTTCGTGGTAAtttgtcctgtagtttttgtgtaatacggcaaaataacaaacagcaaTTAAACCAACCCTGCCAGCTTTAAGACAttcaactttttaaagtaaGTAAAAGTTTACTTTATTTTGGACTTGTTTTAAGTTATATGCCTTTGATCACTTGAAGGATCCATTCAcccaaataaaaacagtgaCCCAGGGTTTGACGTGTCCATGTGcgatttctttctttccagaAACAGTGTCCTGTTGCTGCCAAATAATGTACAGATCTCTATATTTGTTTTTGATATTTCAAATACTGGTTTTATATAATCGTAATTTGGGTGAATTGACCCTTTATTGAGAGAGAACGCTGAACAGTTAGAACAGGACTTTATCTGCAGGGGCCACCTGGATGATTCTTCTCCTTCCCTGACTTTATGGATAAGCTGAATCCCCAAAGCTTCTTGCATTTGCTCTAAGTGGTTAATGTTCAAGATTCTGcaatattttaaatgtgcacCACAAATTAGATGAAACCTCTGTGGCAGTGGAGCTGATCAACACGGCAGgcagtcacacacatacacactcaaatACAGGAGAGTTCCCCTTTGCCATTCCTTGAAACCCAGATATTTCCTTTTGAAGAGCGACCAAATCCATGCACGGACCGTGTGCTATGCCCTGGAAAACACAGAAGGTTTTACTGTATCCAgatctctttgtttttgtacagAGATGTTGACATTTGTACGATGTGACGCCGTTACTCTCtccctttccttttttcccccttctacAGTTTCTGACTAGTTGGTAATAAATGTTCCTCCCCCGGCATTGTTGAATTTTCGTCCCAGAATCAAGTTATAGAATGAAATGTGGAGCAGGATTTAGGGTTCGAGCACGTTAACAGTCCCTGAGCGCTCACTCTTGATTTATCCTCCTGCTCGAGCTCTTtaagctgacacacacaccgggcgagcgagggatgaagggatgaagggagggagggattgAGGGAAGAGGGGGTTTGAAATACAACTGTTTTCTCTGTGGGGAGAATATTTAACCGTGTATATACACTCATCAGTACagttaaatgttctttttttttaaaactggaaAATAAGGAAAAAGCAATACGAGTGTGACAATGAGAGTAAATGGATTTTAAAGGCTGAGAGTGTGTCGGTTCATTGTAAAGAGTGAATAAGAGTAAATGATCTTTAATTAGGCTGATGAAGAACTGCAGGATCCTCTGATAGCTTCCATGTTCCAGTGTGTGAGAGGAGCTCCTCCAGGATCCTGcgcctccagctgcttcctgtggaACATGAAAATGTCACGGTTCATTCGCTTTGCATCTTTTCTATCTGAAGATATGTTTTCCCACTGCAGGGTCCTGACATCTGTCTTGTTATAAGAGGGTTAGTTCGCCCAAATCATAACGATTCCTCACTTCCATGGATTCGTCTGACAAACGCAGACCCCACAACAATCCCAGCGTGAGAAAGATCTAAAACAGTGATGCACTTTTTACATTGAAACTTTTTACTAATGGATAAAGTTCAGAGCTAATGGATGGTTTCGTCTGCTCATCCATTTTCTCAGTTGTTTTCTCGGATGACTGAAAAAATTGATAATCACATATTAGAAGTCGAAACCATTTAATTTTCGCAATAGACATCACAGCAGTATGTAAGGGAATCGCAGTCacatgaggggaaaaaaatcagtttttccTGAATGAAcaagaatatttttttcatgaaaacagATGTTGTAAATtcagaaatagaaaatagaagGTAATCTCATTGATATAGCGAATAGgagaattctttttttgttaaaatTCCACTCTCCCATGTGAGATGGTGAAATACAAGTGCAATGATCCTGTTGAAACCACTGATTCTCATCGTCcgcacacaaagagacacacagcagGCTGGAAAGAAATGACAGTGAAGTGTCGGTAAGTTTTTATTAAACCTTAAGTACAAACTGCAAAAGTAAAAAACTGTCAATATAACCAACATGAGACTCTCTTTCCGAGTGGAGGGAAAGGCCGAGATGCGGCACTAATAAATTAAGTCACCAGAGACCCCACTGTGAGCAAGTATTTTATACTGTAgaaaattgaagaaaaaaaacaataactgagaaaacaagacagaaaaaaaaaaatcccagaataaaatatattgtaaGGCCATAAAAACTTGACaaccactttttttttatgttgaaaacaCCCGACTTGGTATTTCATTAAATAGTCCTAAAACAGTTCAGTCTTCTGCGAGGGACGACAACCAACAAACTGGATTATAGGATTTTTCCTTGACAGTCACCACTGGCAAGCTCAGTGCAACATGAGTAGCTACTACATTTGTTGAATTTTCagtaatgaaaatgtaaaaacccattttttttttttttttgtgaacatatcttttttttcccttttctttaaaaaagtaaagctaaacaaacaaaactaggttgggggggggggcagtcgtCGGCTACTCAATATCTTCTTTCTTAGTGATATAAGCAGCACTTAAACATTTTATACACGTTTACCAGAGCAACCCTGTAAGCATCAAACTCACACGGATGAAGAAAGGGAAAATGTAAGGCTTTTTCTTCATCGAGCGCACGCCTCTGGaactttgtctctctctctctctctctctctctcctcttttattccttccttcctttctttcttccttaaCCCCAGAAAAAGGCTcaagtatttaaagaaatttaCAGGATTATGTACAAAAAAAgatgatgttttgtttgtgttggactttatcttctctctcttaaaaaaaaaaaaaaaatcactcagAATATATCTGGAAAAGGGAACAAATGCAAAAgccaaaaacaaaaccccagaaaagacaaagaaaagaaaaacttggattcgatatttcacatttaacaCTCGTTGACTAGTGGCTCTACTCGAGATAACACATCAGATTCAACAAAagtaacaaaaaagaaaaaaaaaaagaacacaataataataataatataatataataattaatgttTACTGGTACAGATGAAACAAGAGGACTGGAAGTATGGAATGTTAACACGATTGCACATCTAGAACCAGAAAAGCCTGAAAAGCTTTCCTGCCCTGTGGGGCGGGGGTGCGCGAGCGAGCCGTTCGCCAACAGCGGGCGCCGCCGACCCCCAGGTTTTTAATTTTTGTGTTGTTATACAGTAATGATAACCAACAGCACCAATAGAAATGGATCTCCTCGCTGAGTATCAGGCACGGTTTTCACTCGCTAGCGAAGGAGGGATCCCTCCATGCGACCAGGGAGTGAGGTGAGCGGTGACCCTTCACAGGTCAGAGCAGCTggagcccccccctctctcacgtCCACCAACGAAGAGAAACATCCACAATgacgacaaaaataaaaatacacagaagACTTCTcgcaaacaaaaaaacaaaacaaactaggaaaaaacaaagctaaaattCAAAATAGaacttgaaaaaacaaaaagccgaACCAACGATAAACCAACATCATCGTCTTTCAAGTTTTTACCTCGCGTCACCAGCAcccctttaaaaacaaaaacacacaatgcaggAGCCGCATCACGACtaaaatcaatacaaaaaaaagaaaaggactcttcttcctcagagcgaagacagagagaaactttGGGCATCTACTCGAGATCATTTTCATATCAGACAAAAATcagggaggggaggaaaaaagaaagggggggcgGCCTGATTATTCGTCCCACGTTCACAGTCGAGTGATGCAAgatgagaaagggggggggctCCGGAGGAGGTCGGAAAAGAGGGGGTGCAGGAGAAAGGTGAAGGGACGCATCGAGTCTTCCTGTGAACTTAATGCTCGCGATGCAGCCGAGGACGACATCAGGCAGGGTGGGGTTGGGTGGGCGGGGCTAAAATCATCCAGAATAAAAACCAATTCTTCTTTCACACTAGTGCAAAAAAGACaacttgttatttttttcttttctcactttcCTTTAATATAAACAAGCCTGT
This is a stretch of genomic DNA from Limanda limanda chromosome 19, fLimLim1.1, whole genome shotgun sequence. It encodes these proteins:
- the dtnbp1b gene encoding dystrobrevin binding protein 1b — translated: MIAGTDTANKTANTNSVELEAEHPQRVPGAEQGGVAPPQVKLKERQKFFEEAFQQDMEQYLSTGYLQIAERREPIGSMSSMEVNVDMLEQMDLMDMSDHEALDVFLHSGGEDNSATSPVTDPDVESFTTEISLQVPTQAELRHKLCSLSSTCTDSASQDTEAGEEEEEDEEEEEAEQGGGAGVEGSGVRRRRRRPPVVVTLDEEEVQPDMALVEGAEQQEQTSKDCEERGLRV